One part of the Thermococcus radiotolerans genome encodes these proteins:
- a CDS encoding MogA/MoaB family molybdenum cofactor biosynthesis protein, translating into MGAEEHKRKAPKKFKFAVITVSDTASRGEKEDKSGKFLIEELEKAGHERVYYAVVPDEKIAIIGAVVEAFRAGAEVLVTSGGTGIASRDVTIESIRPLLDKELTGFGEVFRLLSYEEIGTAVVMTRATAGIIRSSGRTMAVFCLPGSLGAARTGIKIILKEAGHVLKHGRE; encoded by the coding sequence ATGGGGGCAGAGGAACACAAGAGAAAGGCTCCAAAGAAGTTTAAGTTCGCGGTCATAACTGTCAGCGACACCGCGAGCAGGGGGGAGAAGGAGGATAAGAGCGGGAAGTTTCTCATTGAAGAGCTGGAGAAGGCCGGACATGAGAGGGTTTACTACGCGGTCGTTCCCGACGAGAAGATCGCGATAATCGGTGCTGTTGTCGAGGCCTTCAGAGCGGGGGCGGAGGTCCTGGTAACCTCCGGCGGAACGGGGATAGCCAGCAGGGATGTGACGATAGAGAGCATCAGGCCCCTTCTCGATAAGGAACTGACTGGCTTCGGCGAGGTTTTCAGACTCCTCAGCTACGAGGAGATAGGCACAGCCGTGGTCATGACGAGGGCAACCGCCGGAATAATTAGGAGCTCCGGCAGAACCATGGCCGTCTTCTGCCTGCCCGGCAGTCTCGGCGCGGCAAGGACTGGGATCAAAATCATCCTCAAAGAGGCCGGCCACGTACTCAAGCACGGGAGGGAGTGA
- a CDS encoding adenosylcobinamide amidohydrolase → MRFDHFIERFNGPLLALSNAPYRGGLTKANGFFFMMVHKNYAGDYKADCRAFELDHRLKNFVGFMTAAEVGKVLSIARSGSVTAYVTAGITNPAVAGDVPPPWAPGTINIALVVDEGLTVGAMANVIMTATEAKTYTLLRLGYNATGTTSDGIGVFAPEGEVEWAGTATELGVSIGRAVRNALKESIEKWERTR, encoded by the coding sequence ATGAGGTTCGATCACTTCATCGAGCGCTTCAACGGCCCGCTACTGGCACTGAGCAACGCCCCGTACAGAGGAGGCCTCACGAAAGCAAACGGTTTCTTCTTCATGATGGTGCACAAGAATTACGCCGGGGATTACAAGGCCGACTGCCGCGCCTTTGAGCTGGACCACAGGCTGAAGAACTTCGTGGGCTTTATGACTGCCGCAGAGGTGGGCAAGGTTCTCTCGATTGCAAGGAGCGGAAGCGTTACCGCCTACGTCACGGCCGGGATAACGAACCCCGCTGTGGCCGGTGATGTGCCACCCCCCTGGGCACCGGGGACGATAAACATCGCCCTCGTGGTTGATGAGGGTCTGACCGTCGGGGCCATGGCGAACGTCATCATGACGGCTACCGAGGCGAAGACGTACACCCTCCTCAGGCTCGGCTACAATGCCACAGGGACGACGAGCGATGGAATAGGTGTTTTTGCTCCTGAAGGAGAGGTAGAATGGGCGGGGACGGCGACGGAACTTGGAGTGAGCATAGGGAGAGCCGTAAGGAATGCCCTCAAGGAGAGCATTGAAAAATGGGAGAGGACGAGATGA
- the cobT gene encoding nicotinate mononucleotide-dependent phosphoribosyltransferase CobT, with product MKSLFLLVLGNTKISTVPGISVAGATPELTKLTPPADAEYLFYERPRIIDAIPVTPEEHPTPAIITKAARELAGFPIIVVRAGTYLAPLVPHVHISGHVGRDFRKEPALPEFGEIVRLAKLFGEELNKTNFEEIVIGESTPGGTTTAQAVLRALGYDARTSSAAPSNPIDLKERVIAEGFRRAGIEAGDLAERPLEALRQFGDPMIAVVVGISLGFRKNVVLAGGTQMLAVAALLRALNEDMERFMIATTKWVVNDKSATFLKTAREIGVITYAADLDFSKSEFKGLRDYERGYVKEGVGAGGATWLAVKAGFSPKDVSAKVEELYSQLMTLQAAGG from the coding sequence ATGAAGAGCCTCTTCCTGCTGGTCTTAGGAAACACGAAGATAAGCACCGTTCCGGGGATAAGCGTTGCGGGAGCGACGCCCGAACTGACAAAGCTCACCCCTCCGGCGGATGCGGAATACCTCTTTTACGAGAGGCCTAGGATTATTGACGCGATACCCGTCACCCCGGAGGAGCATCCAACGCCGGCGATCATAACCAAGGCAGCTAGGGAACTGGCCGGCTTTCCTATAATAGTGGTGCGCGCCGGCACGTATCTGGCCCCACTGGTACCCCACGTCCACATCAGCGGGCACGTTGGCAGGGATTTCAGGAAGGAACCAGCCCTTCCGGAGTTCGGGGAAATCGTTCGCCTTGCCAAGCTCTTCGGCGAGGAGCTCAATAAAACCAACTTTGAAGAGATTGTTATCGGCGAATCCACACCCGGAGGGACCACCACGGCCCAGGCGGTCTTACGGGCCCTTGGCTATGACGCGCGAACTTCCTCTGCAGCTCCCAGCAATCCGATCGACCTCAAGGAGAGGGTCATTGCGGAAGGCTTTCGGCGGGCCGGGATTGAGGCAGGAGACCTAGCGGAGAGGCCGCTTGAAGCCCTCAGACAGTTCGGCGACCCCATGATTGCCGTGGTAGTTGGAATCTCCCTGGGATTCAGAAAGAACGTCGTCCTAGCAGGAGGCACCCAGATGCTAGCGGTGGCCGCCCTCTTGAGGGCCCTCAACGAGGATATGGAGAGGTTCATGATAGCAACGACCAAATGGGTCGTAAACGACAAAAGCGCCACGTTCCTCAAGACGGCAAGGGAAATCGGGGTGATCACCTACGCCGCGGACCTGGACTTCTCGAAGAGCGAGTTCAAGGGATTGAGGGACTACGAGAGGGGCTACGTAAAGGAAGGTGTTGGTGCGGGGGGAGCAACCTGGCTCGCCGTTAAAGCCGGATTCTCCCCGAAGGACGTATCGGCCAAAGTGGAGGAGCTGTACAGTCAGTTGATGACGCTTCAAGCGGCAGGAGGATAG
- a CDS encoding cobyric acid synthase, with amino-acid sequence MGESLMVLGTSSGAGKSLLVTALCRIFSNLGYDVVPFKSQNMSLNSAPSIEGGEISRAQYLQAIACRKRPSVRFNPILLKPEGNMRSQVVFMGKPIGSVSARDYMLSRKEELFRKAMTVLDELKEKHDLVIIEGAGSPVEINLKDYDIANTRVMLYAGAKGILVTDIYRGGSFASIVGTMELLKPEEREAIIGFVFNKFRGDPSLLGPGFEYLEERYEKPTLGVIPYVEHRLPEEDSLTEFPKVRGELHIQIIRLPHISNFTDFEPLHWANGVDYVTRAEEIKGDVVIIPGSKNTVEDLLWLRENGFEDAILEAHRDGSFIVGLCGGFQMLGEKILDTVESKRGIVKGIGLLPAKTVFERVKRTNHLRAEVLWEPARGMAVEGYEIRFGRSVSERPFSVIRAINSAKAFEPEGAVGERAFGTYLHGIFHNFAFTERFLNLLREERGLEPISIEDWSIEEEIEGFAKVVEKNLDVERILAKLGI; translated from the coding sequence ATGGGAGAGTCGTTGATGGTACTCGGGACCTCATCCGGTGCCGGCAAGTCACTCCTCGTTACTGCCCTATGCAGGATTTTCTCGAACCTCGGCTATGACGTCGTTCCTTTCAAGAGCCAGAACATGAGCCTGAACTCCGCGCCGAGCATCGAAGGCGGTGAGATAAGCAGGGCGCAGTATTTACAGGCGATAGCTTGCAGGAAAAGGCCGAGCGTGAGGTTCAACCCGATTCTGCTCAAGCCGGAGGGAAACATGAGAAGCCAGGTCGTCTTCATGGGGAAGCCTATTGGGAGCGTTTCGGCAAGGGACTACATGCTATCGAGGAAGGAGGAGCTCTTCAGGAAGGCGATGACTGTTCTGGACGAACTTAAGGAGAAGCACGACTTGGTTATAATCGAGGGCGCGGGAAGTCCGGTTGAGATTAACCTGAAGGACTACGACATAGCCAACACGAGGGTCATGCTTTACGCCGGAGCCAAGGGGATCCTCGTTACCGACATATACCGTGGTGGAAGCTTCGCGAGCATAGTCGGCACGATGGAGCTCTTGAAGCCAGAGGAGAGGGAAGCGATAATCGGCTTCGTCTTCAACAAGTTCCGTGGAGACCCGTCTCTCCTCGGACCGGGCTTTGAGTATCTGGAAGAGCGTTACGAAAAGCCGACCCTCGGCGTTATCCCCTACGTGGAGCACCGTTTACCCGAAGAGGATTCACTCACGGAATTCCCCAAGGTTAGGGGAGAGCTTCACATCCAGATAATCAGGCTTCCCCACATCAGCAACTTCACAGACTTTGAGCCCCTCCACTGGGCAAACGGCGTTGATTACGTGACAAGAGCCGAGGAGATCAAGGGCGACGTGGTGATAATACCCGGGAGCAAGAACACGGTCGAGGATTTGCTCTGGTTGCGTGAGAACGGCTTTGAGGATGCCATCCTCGAAGCACACAGAGACGGCTCTTTCATCGTTGGACTCTGCGGCGGCTTCCAGATGCTCGGTGAGAAAATCCTTGACACCGTCGAGTCCAAACGCGGAATCGTTAAGGGAATCGGCCTCCTGCCAGCTAAGACAGTTTTCGAGAGGGTTAAGCGGACGAACCACCTCCGGGCGGAGGTCCTCTGGGAGCCAGCTCGCGGAATGGCCGTTGAGGGCTACGAGATACGCTTTGGCCGGAGCGTATCGGAGAGACCGTTCTCCGTTATACGGGCGATTAATAGCGCCAAAGCTTTCGAGCCTGAGGGGGCCGTTGGTGAGAGGGCTTTCGGCACGTACCTCCACGGCATCTTCCACAACTTCGCCTTCACCGAGCGCTTCCTCAACCTCCTGAGGGAAGAAAGGGGGCTCGAACCAATATCCATTGAGGACTGGAGCATCGAGGAGGAGATAGAGGGGTTCGCGAAGGTCGTTGAGAAGAACCTCGACGTGGAGAGGATTTTAGCGAAGCTGGGGATTTAA